From the genome of Chiloscyllium plagiosum isolate BGI_BamShark_2017 unplaced genomic scaffold, ASM401019v2 scaf_13424, whole genome shotgun sequence:
gttcgtctgtgctgcagtgtgtggtggctcgttggaatagtgttctgatacagctttgNNNNNNNNNNNNgacccagatttttggtttgatggttggtagggctgtttgttctagtctttgcattactgcttctgctatgaatcctgatagcggagatcccatgggtgtgctgttggtttgtttgtggattatgttgttgaaggcacaggtggtgaggcacaggtccactagcttcatgatgttttcgttggtaatgtgattgatggtggttggtgtgtgtgtgtgtgatggtctcttctaaaagtgcagtaatgcaaaggctagaacaaacagccctaccaaccatcaaaccaaaaatctgggtccgctatgtagatgacaccatttcgactgggacaacacatctatcctgggaaaggctaagcaaagacatgccagagtattccaagaggcctggcactccaacgacaacgccataaacaaacacatcgatcgagatgccatctatcaacccctcagaaaatgaacaggaaatgacatcaccacaaaccccaggaaccccatccaggagaaggaTATAAATAGAATggaggagacaacagcttcgcttcacttggaggtcgccactgaggatgttaccgagccaacgtctggatatcaaaccttcagctcagcgagcaaacctacactctaaaccCCTGGACATTGGAGAGTGACGGGGGTGACgtggaggggagagggggaaatgCTTAGGCGAAGGCTCGCGGATGTGGGCGGGAGAGTGGTGCTGCGACATGCTAAAACAATCCAACCTTGACCCTTTCAGGTCAAGTCGGGGTTCTTCCACGAGAACGACTCCAAACTGCTGTCCAAGTCCATCCGAGACCGGGTCTCGTTCATCAAGAGGAAGCGGCAGAGGACGCAGCAGAtgagggaggtggaggagcaggagaggctgCGGTCCCAGATGGAGCAATCAGCCGCAGCCTCCCAGTCCGCCACAGGCTGGCAGCCCAGTCTACCCGAGTCCGAGGATCCTGAGGTCGATCAACATGCGCAGCAGAGCAAGCTGCTGATGGCCACTGCCTCATGTAAGCCTGCAGCAGCATCCTCCAACTCTCCTAACCAAAGGGTGACAGTTGGCGCACGGATacgggtgtcactggcaaggtcgACACTCCACTTATCCCTGGTATGGAGTGTTCCACTGGGGCCAATTCTGCATGGCATGTAAGAGCGATGTAGCCACATGCCTGTTGGTCTGACTAGTTCAGGATGGTTGCAgacttccttccccaaaggacgtgggcggcatgatggctcagtgtttagcattgctgtctgatggcgccagggacccagcatcgattccggcctcgggcaactgtgtggagtttgcatattctccccgtgtctgcatgggctttgtctgggtgctctggtttcctcccagtgtgCAGTGGCAAattgtctgtaatttccagggatgtgctggttagagtggattggccgtgctaaattgtcccttagtgcccagggatgtgcgggttagggtggattggccgtgctaaattgtcccatagtgcccagggatgtgcaggttagggtggattggccgtgctaaattgtcccctagtgcccagggatgtgcgggttagggtggattggctgtgctaaattgtcccatagtgcccagggatgtgtaggttagggtgggggattggccgTGNNNNNNNNNNNNNNNNNNNNNNNNNNNNNNNNNNNNNNNNNNNNNNNNNNNNNNNNNNNNNNNNNNNNNNNNNNNNNNNNNNNNNNNNNNNNNNNNNNNNNNNNNNNNNNNNNNNNNNNNNNNNNNNNNNNNNNNNNNNNNNNNNNNNNNNNNNNNNNNNNNNNNNNNNNNNNNNNNNNNNNNNNNNNNNNNNNNNNNNNNNNNNNNNNNNNNNNNNNNNNNNNNNNNNNNNNNNNNNNNNNNNNNNNNNNNNNNNNNNNNNNNNNNNNNNNNNNNNNNNNNNNNNNNNNNNNNNNNNNNNNNNNNNNNNNNNNNNNNNNNNNNNNNNNNNNNNNNNNNNNNNNNNNNNNNNNNNNNNNNNNNNNNNNNNNNNNNNNNNNNNNNNNNNNNNNNNNNNNNNNNNNNNNNNNNNNNNNNNNNNNNNNNNNNNNNNNNNNNNNNNNNNNNNNNNNNNNNNNNNNNNNNNNNNNNNNNNNNNNNNNNNNNNNNNNNNNNNNNNNNNNNNNNNNNNNNNNNNNNNNNNNNNNNNNNNNNNNNNNNNNNNNNNNNNNNNNNNNNNNNNNNNNNNNNNNNNNNNNNNNNNNNNNNNNNNNNNNNNNNNNNNNNNNNNNNNNNNNNNNNNNNNNNNNNNNNNNNNNNNNNNNNNNNNNNNNNNNNNNNNNNNNNNNNNNNNNNNNNNNNNNNNNNNNNNNNNNNNNNNNNNNNNNNNNNNNNNNNNNNNNNNNNNNNNNNNNNNNNNNNNNNNNNNNNNNNNNNNNNNNNNNNNNNNNNNNNNNNNNNNNNNNNNNNNNNNNNNNNNNNNNNNNNNNNNNNNNNNNNNNNNNNNNNNNNNNNNNNNNNNNNNNNNNNNNNNNNNNNNNNNNNNNNNNNNNNNNNNNNNNNNNNNNNNNNNNNNNNNNNNNNNNNNNNNNNNNNNNNNNNNNNNNNNNNNNNNNNNNNNNNNNNNNNNNNNNNNNNNNNNNNNNNNNNNNNNNNNNNNNNNNNNNNNNNNNNNNNNNNNNNNNNNNNNNNNNNNNNNNNNNNNNNNNNNNNNNNNNNNNNNNNNNNNNNNNNNNNNNNNNNNNNNNNNNNNNNNNNNNNNNNNNNNNNNNNNNNNNNNNNNNNNNNNNNNNNNNNNNNNNNNNNNNNNNNNNNNNNNNNNNNNNNNNNNNNNNNNNNNNNNNNNNNNNNNNNNNNNNNNNNNNNNNNNNNNNNNNNNNNNNNNNNNNNNNNNNNNNNNNNNNNNNNNNNNNNNNNNNNNNNNNNNNNNNNNNNNNNNNNNNNNNNNNNNNNNNNNNNNNNNNNNNNNNNNNNNNNNNNNNNNNNNNNNNNNNNNNNNNNNNNNNNNNNNNNNNNNNNNNNNNNNNNNNNNNNNNNNNNNNNNNNNNNNNNNNNNNNNNNNNNNNNNNNNNNNNNNNNNNNNNNNNNNNNNNNNNNNNNNNNNNNNNNNNNNNNNNNNNNNNNNNNNNNNNNNNNNNNNNNNNNNNNNNNNNNNNNNNNNNNNNNNNNNNNNNNNNNNNNNNNNNNNNNNNNNNNNNNNNNNNNNNNNNNNNNNNNNNNNNNNNNNNNNNNNNNNNNNNNNNNNNNNNNNNNNNNNNNNNNNNNNNNNNNNNNNNNNNNNNNNNNNNNNNNNNNNNNNNNNNNNNNNNNNNNNNNNNNNNNNNNNNNNNNNNNNNNNNNNNNNNNNNNNNNNNNNNNNNNNNNNNNNNNNNNNNNNNNNNNNNNNNNNNNNNNNNNNNNNNNNNNNNNNNNNNNNNNNNNNNNNNNNNNNNNNNNNNNNNNNNNNNNNNNNNNNNNNNNNNNNNNNNNNNNNNNNNNNNNNNNNNNNNNNNNNNNNNNNNNNNNNNNNNNNNNNNNNNNNNNNNNNNNNNNNNNNNNNNNNNNNNNNNNNNNNNNNNNNNNNNNNNNNNNNNNNNNNNNNNNNNNNNNNNNNNNNNNNNNNNNNaattacccatagtgttcagggatgtgtaggttagggtggattggccttgctaaattgtcccatagtgtccagggatgtgcaggttcgggtggattggccatgctaaattgtcccatagtgctcagggatgtgtaggttagggtggattggccttgctaaattgtcccatagtgtccagggatgtgcaggttagggtgggttggccatgctaaattgtcccgtagtgtccagggatgtgcaggttagggtggattggccgtgctaaattgtcccatagtgcccagggatgtgcaggttagggtgaattggccgtgcaaaattgtCCCGTATGGCCCAGGGGtatacaggttagggtggtttggctgTGCTAATTTGTCCCGGagcacccagggatgtgcaggttagggtggattggccgtgctaaattgtcccgtagtgcccagggatgagcaggttagggtggattggccatgctaaattgtcccatagtgcccagggatgtgcaggttagggtggattggccatgctaaattgtcccatagtgcccagggatgtgctggttagggtgggattggctgtgctaaagtgtcctgtagtgctcagggatgtgcaggttagggtggattggtagtgctaaattgtccccgtagtgcccagtgatgtgcaggttagggtggattggccgtgctaaattgtccccatagtgcccagggatgaggaggttagggtggattggccatgctaaattgtccccttagtgcccaaggatgtgtgggttagggtggattggccgtgctaaattgtcccgtagtgcccaaggatgtgcaggttagggtggattggccgtgctaaattgtcccgtcgcgcccagggatgtgcaggttagggttgattggccgtgctaaattgtccccgtcgtgcccagggatgtgctggttagggtggattggccgtgctaaattatccccgtagtgcccagggatgtgcgggacagggtggattggccgtgctaaattgtcccatagtgcacaggaatgagcaggttagggtggattggccgtgctaaattgtccccgtagtgcccagggatgtgcaggttaggatggactggccgtgctaaattgtcccatagtgcccagggatgtgcaggttagggtggattggccgtgctaaattgtcccgtagtgcccagggatgtgcaggttagggtggattggctttgctaaattgttccatagtgtctGACATGTCTAGGCTAAGTGTATCAGCAATGATAAATACAGGTATGGGGGACAGGGTAAAGCcctgggtctggctgggatgctgtttgaagggttggtgcagacttgatgggccagataTCGTCTGTTTGCACTGTATGGTTTCTATGAAGGAAGATCATGGGTGAATCAGGTTGGAATGCCCTTCCGCGAACATCAGTTGAGGCTGGGTCAGTCGTTAATGTTAAACTCTGGGAGAATGGCTAATGGTCCATCATGCTCAGCGACATGGGATGGATGTGGTTATGGGTAGTTCAGCTCAGGCTGTGACCTCATTAAAAGACAGGAGGTGTCCAAGgagaagaggccattctgcccatcgaacCTACGTCACTTTTGATGAGTCTACTCCATTCCCTGTCGGTAAGGATGTCGTGTCGAAGCTCTCTCTCACTAACTCctgttttccctctctctctctctctccccgatTCCACCCCTTTCCCAGTGGACGCAGTCACCGACAGCAACCTGGGACCCGACCCGCGGGCAGGAGCTGCAGGGCCCTCTGTGGTCTCTGAggaaaacctgtgcccacagcATCTCTCCTCAGGCTCGAGTGTGGAGTCCCATCCTGTGTCCCTGAGCCACCAGCCATCTCAACAGCAAGTGATGAGCAACTACCCGCAATCCATGGCGGTAAGATCTCCACCCTTCCCTCACCCAGGGGACAAGTCGTCACCTCAGACTGTCCTGTCAGTTCACCCACAGTCAactctgtgggggggggggggggagattcgTTGAGCAGAACTTGCAACAGGTGGCATTCCCCCGACATCTGCATTCTTCCcggggagggggtggagtgggcgggtttggaagatgctgtcggtGGGGCCTTGGGAAGTTGCTGTGGAcgggtcacactgctgccactgtgtactagaagatttgaagctcagcCGAGCATTCCTATCTATGGCTGGTGGGTGGGGGTTAGTGTGTTGatttgggatggggtggggggtgctgCTCTGTCCTGCACAATGTTGAGCTTCTCTGAGTGTTAGCAGAGCTGCCCCATCCAGAGCTGCCCCATCCAGGGACTATTCCAACACACCGCTGACATGTGGCTTGTTGATGGCAGGATAGGCTGAGACTCTGGGTCATTTGAGGGGATGGTTCAAGAGTCAGCCGTGTCACTGTGGGTCCTGGTGAGTTGTGTCGGCCAGACTGGATGAGGGCGGGGGCACATTTCCTCCCTGAGAGTTCAGGACTTCAGGGCGATCGATGCTGGCCGTTCCAGTCATCATTGCCAAGGGCGAGCTCTCGGTTCCCGCTCTTAGTCACTGCTTTTAAATTCCGCCAGCGGCTTACGAATGATTCATTCACCCTCTCGCTCTCCCTTACAGCCCACACCGCACCAGGCAACCCCTGACCCCCAGCGACCGGCAAGACACGTGCAGGATTCTATCAGGTAGGGACCGTTCTCAACCACAAGCGCCGTTGCCCTAATGCTCTCCCCACCTTCCCCCCCGAGATATCTCAGCTCTGCCGTGCCATCGCTCGGGGCAGCTGTGGGTGAGACGCGGGtgattccccctccccagtccagCCGACCGATTTCATGTCGTCCCAAACAGTGGCTGAGGTTGGCTCTTTATTCTGGGTGACAGATCAAAAAATACCGCTCTTCCGAACGAAACGACGCGAACACCCAACGATTTAGGTCTGAGATGAAAGCAGCTAAgcctccccccactccccgtgCCGTTGTGTTCCAGCCGCACCACCCCTACCTTTCTGAGCACCGAAGAATCCATCGAGTTaagctctctggggaagagaggaTTTGTCTGAACACCTTTCACATCCCCCAGCTTCTCCTGTTCTGCGTGACGTACAGGGAAGCCAATTCCGCTCAGCTAACTCCTTGGGGTCAGCGGTAGCCAGATGTTTACCGTCTCTGAATGGGCCGGGGGCTGGGGCCTGTGCTCGGAGcatttttatgttttgttttttgcTGGGTTTTGTTTCCCCCTCAGCGGGACCCTCGAGACCCCCGTCAAGGACAGCTCCAACGGCAGCGAGCCAGCAAACGGCAAGCCGGAGAAAGCCCCGAAGACCCCGCTGCGGAGGACATCATGTGCCCGGGAACGGCTGGACAGGTCCACCAAGTTTCAGCTGACCGTCCTGCAGGTAATCCTGGGGCGGCCCGAGACTCCTCACTTGGTCGGGGGGGAGAGGTGCTGATCTCAATTCGGGACGTGGACGGGCCCCTCAGATCTGTTGCACCGTTCCTGTGAAATCAGGGCTGTTCTGCGTTGCAAATCCATCTGACTATCAGCCCTGACCCCAGTTCCCTCTTTATGCCCCTGGCCACCAAAATAAAAAGACAGGAACGTAgttagccagggttggagggtttgaggtacagggagaggctggataggctggggctgctgtccctggagcgtcggaggctgaggggtgaccttatagaggtttataaaatcatgaggggcgtggatagggtaaataggcaaNNNNNNNNNNNNNNNNNNNNNNNNNNNNNNNNNNNNNNNNNNNNNNNNNNNNNNNNNNNNNNNNNNNNNNNNNNNNNNNNNNNNNNNNNNNNNNNNNNNNNNNNNNNNNNNNNNNNNNNNNNNNNNNNNNNNNNNNNNNNNNNNNNNNNNNNNNNNNNNNNNNNNNNNNNNNNNNNNNNNNNNNNNNNNNNNNNNNNNNNNNNNNNNNNNNNNNNNNNNNNNNNNNNNNNNNNNNNNNNNNNNNNNNNNNNNNNNNNNNNNNNNNNNNNNNNNNNNNNNNNNNNNNNNNNNNNNNNNNNNNNNNNNNNNNNNNNNNNNNNNNNNNNNNNNNNNNNNNNNNNNNNNNNNNNNNNNNNNNNNNNNNNNNNNNNNNNNNNNNNNNNNNNNNNNNNNNNNNNNNNNNNNNNNNNNNNNNNNNNNNNNNNNNNNNNNNNNNNNNNNNNNNNNNNNNNNNNNNNNNNNNNNNNNNNNNNNNNNNNNNNNNNNNNNNNNNNNNNNNNNNNNNNNNNNNNNNNNNNNNNNNNNNNNNNNNNNNNNNNNNNNNNNNaccccgccccccccccccccccctcacagcTCTGCGCACGGGAGGGAGGATCCCATGGTTTCACCACCCTCCAGAGGGAGACTTTCCTACTTTGTATCTGTTGTGATTCTGAGCTCCCACCCGAACAAATCCCCCCCAACACCAAAAGAATCCTCCTTCTGAACGCCAGTGGAGGCAAACCTGACCCCTTCACCCCCTCCTTGGAAGGTCTTAACTTTAAACAGTGTTTTCAGAAGGTTCTCTTTTGTGGGACAGTGGATgtctgacatagagtcatacagcacggaagcagaccctacacaccaaccagtccatgccaaacctaaccccaaactaaatcagtcccgcctgcctgctcctggcccatatcctattCATGGACATATCCaagtgtctttaaaatgttgtaactgtatctgcaaccaccaccctctcctctcaactttaaaatgtgccccctcgtcttgaaatccttcACCCCCttcgggaaaagacacctaccattaattcCATCTGTACCCATCGTTATTTAATAAGgcaacctctcaacctcctgccctCCGGCGAAAAACGCCCCAGTCTACCCAATCTTTCATTGTCACTCAAGCCTTCCACACCTGACAACGTCCTGGCAAATTCTGTACAGAAGGAGCCAGCCTCAAGAGGAGCGGTTTCTTTTGATCGATGTTACTAATTCCTTTAGAGATCTCAGTCAGTGCATCCTTGATTTGTCGGCTCAGACCACACACATACCATTGGGTCTTGGACTAACCATTGTTCAGAAGCACAGCTTGAGTTGGTGGAGCTCCACATCTTCTCTCCTCTCCCCACGCCAGCATCCAACCCGAAACAAAACTACTCAGCCCTCTTATTACTATTCCCCCTCCCTATTCACTCCGTCTGCAGCTGATCAGCATTGTCTCACGTTCCAGTGAtgtttccacatttctgttgctgtttgcaactccctatccctgtcacctccTCGAGCCCCtacacctccctatctctgtcacctcctccagcccctacacccctccctatctctgtccccTCCTCCAACCaatacaccccctccctatctccgtCCCTTCCTCCaaccccctacacccctccctatctccgtcccctcctccagcccctacaccccctccctatctccgtCCCCTCCTCCAGCCGCCTACACACCCTCCCTCTCTCcgtcccctcctccagccccaacactccctccctgtctctggtggggacaggtctgtcactgtataacactggggtacagtacaggtggggaccggtctgtcgctgtataacactggggtacagtactggtggggacgggtctgtcactgtNNNNNNNNNNNNNNNNNNNNNNNNNNNNNNNNNNNNNNNNNNNNNNNNNNNNNNNNNNNNNNNNNNNNNNNNNNNNNNNNNNNNNNNNNNNNNNNNNNNNNNNNNNNNNNNNNNNNNNNNNNNNNNNNNNNNNNNNNNNNNNNNNNNNNNNNNNNNNNNNNNNNNNNNNNNNNNNNNNNNNNNNNNNNNNNNNNNNNNNNNNNNNNNNNNNNNNNNNNNNNNNNNNNNNNNNNNNNNNNNNNNNNNNNNNNNNNNNNNNNNNNNNNNNNNNNNNNNNNNNNNNNNNNNNNNNNNNNNNNNNNNNNNNNNNNNNNNNNNNNNNNNNNNNNNNNNNNNNNNNNNNNNNNNNNNNNNNNNNNNNNNNNNNNNNNNNNNNNNNNNNNNNNNNNNNNNNNNNNNNNNNNNNNNNNNNNNNNNNNNNNNNNNNNNNNNNNNNNNNNNNNNNNNNNNNNNNNNNNNNNNNNNNNNNNNNNNNNNNNNNNNNNNNNNNNNNNNNNNNNNNNNNNNNNNNNNNNNNNNNNNNNNNNNNNNNNNNNNNNNNNNNNNNNNNNNNNNNNNNNNNNNNNNNNNNNNNNNNNNNNNNNNNNNNNNNNNNNNNNNNNNNNNNNNNNNNNNNNNNNNNNNNNNNNNNNNNNNNNNNNNNNNNNNNNNNNNNNNNNNNNNNNNNNNNNNNNNNNNNNNNNNNNNNNNNNNNNNNNNNNNNNNNNNNNNNNNNNNNNNNNNNNNNNNNNNNNNNNNNNNNNNNNNNNNNNNNNNNNNNNNNNNNNNNNNNNNNNNNNNNNNNNNNNNNNNNNNNNNNNNNNNNNNNNNNNNNNNNNNNNNNNNNNNNNNNNNNNNNNNNNNNNNNNNNNNNNNNNNNNNNNNNNNNNNNNNNNNNNNNNNNNNNNNNNNNNNNNNNNNNNNNNNNNNNNNNNNNNNNNNNNNNNNNNNNNNNNNNNNNNNNNNNNNNNNNNNNNNNNNNNNNNNNNNNNNNNNNNNNNNNNNNNNNNNNNNNNNNNNNNNNNNNNNNNNNNNNNNNNNNNNNNNNNNNNNNNNNNNNNNNNNNNNNNNNNNNNNNNNNNNNNNNNNNNNNNNNNNNNNNNNNNNNNNNNNNNNNNNNNNNNNNNNNNNNNNNNNNNNNNNNNNNNNNNNNNNNNNNNNNNNNNNNNNNNNNNNNNNNNNNNNNNNNNNNCAATTCTGCTGCCGattcccccccaacccccgcaTGTAAAAGTCTCTTGTAGCGTCTCTCTCCCCTGCGTGTGGCTGCTAACTGGATGCCGACTCCTTGCTGCAGGTGGAAAATAACTTCATGCTGGAAGTTCAGAAGCCGAAGTTCATTGAGGAAATGCGGGCCATCATCGCGACTTCCCAGGAAATGCTGAGCCACCCAGTGGAGGGTGAGCGGGGCACAGACACAGCTGCCCATCACCCCCCAGCAGACCTGGGTCAGTCCGACAGCGGGGCGGTAAGTCTGAGCAAGTGGCGAGAGAGACCCAGAACGGAGCGGTGTCGCTGCGAGGCGAGACGGTGTGTCCGCCATCCGAAGAATGTCGCTGTGTCAGCCTCGACCCACTAGGTCTCCCGGCGCCTCCAAAAGGTGCCGCACTTGTGGCTGGATGGGACTCGGAGAGGGCTCTCATCCCTCCTGAGAGGatagggagggagcgagagaacGGTGACCCCTTTCCCTTCCCCGCACTTTCCGGCCCTGTTCCCAACCTTCACCCCAAAAAATCGTCTTAGGGATAGTGACAGCTAGAGAGCAAGCCCACACCCACCGGGTATGACCTCCACTGCTGCAGTGAGTATACCAGCTTTGCCCTGCCTGGGCTTCACCCCCATCTCCCTGGCCTAGCTGGAATGCATCACTCCTCATTCTCCTGAGATGGCCAGGAGGACCATCCAAAAGAAGGTGgggagtgcagatgctgggggtcagaatggaagagggtggagctggaaaagcacagctgctcaggcaccatccgaggagcaggagaatcgatattcaGGGGCTGAAGCCTGAtcaagggctaatgcctgaaa
Proteins encoded in this window:
- the LOC122547616 gene encoding serine/threonine-protein kinase WNK3-like, with translation VKSGFFHENDSKLLSKSIRDRVSFIKRKRQRTQQMREVEEQERLRSQMEQSAAASQSATGWQPSLPESEDPEVDQHAQQSKLLMATASLDAVTDSNLGPDPRAGAAGPSVVSEENLCPQHLSSGSSVESHPVSLSHQPSQQQVMSNYPQSMAPTPHQATPDPQRPARHVQDSIR